The genomic window GCAAGGCATCGGGCAATAATACCCCAGCGCTTAATAATTCTGAAAGTTGCTTGAAAAGCTGAATTTTAAGAGAAACCTTAACCGAACGTGAAAATAAAGACCATTGTTTGACAGGCGAGCAGGAAAGCAAAGCAATCTCCTGCTTAAACAGCAGGGTGTCCAATTCTTCCTTTGATCGAGCAAAAAGTTTGCCTTTGTGTATCTGACCAATAATATCGATACCCTGCCAGGTAAAATAAGGCATACTTCAGCTCCTTTTTTTATCCCCAGAAAACCACGACTTAAAGGCCGTGTGGGGGGTTAATTGCTTACTCATCAAACATACTCTTTTGTCGCTCAATTCCCAACAACCCTATCAGTTGGTCGAGGGTAACATCAAGATCAATCTTAAGACGTTTGTTCCGACTAATCTCGCCGCTCATAATTGTTACCCGATCTTGGGCAATGCCAAGCGTCTTGGCAGTAAACTTTACCAGCTCTTTATTAGCTTTTCCTTGCTCGGCAGGACTTTTAAGAAAACACTTCAAACGGCCTGTTTTGTCTAAAACCCATGATAATCGACCAGAACTGGGCATAACCTTAATTTCTATAATCAATGACATAATTTTCCATATTTTATCACCACAACAATGATCCAATGATGCTATTGATACCAAAGAATCATTGTAAAATAGCCCCCTCGCATGCAACAATAATAAAAAATTATACTGCATTACTTGCATAAAATATCAAATATTTTATCCTTTTGAGTAACTAAGGTGTTTGAAATACAGTTTTTTGGAGAGATGGCTGAGTGGTCTATAGCGCTTGCCTGCTAAGCAAGAGTCTGGGTAATTCCGGACGCGAGGGTTCAA from Candidatus Dependentiae bacterium includes these protein-coding regions:
- a CDS encoding DUF167 domain-containing protein encodes the protein MSLIIEIKVMPSSGRLSWVLDKTGRLKCFLKSPAEQGKANKELVKFTAKTLGIAQDRVTIMSGEISRNKRLKIDLDVTLDQLIGLLGIERQKSMFDE